The following coding sequences lie in one Halogeometricum rufum genomic window:
- a CDS encoding substrate-binding domain-containing protein, whose product MTDRDVSRRRFVKAAGGAAVGTSLSGCIAQAQTESGAVQVAANTDLKNNSAAMEEKLHEVGLSKDVSLDVIAGRASTGARQQQYNRWLSANLSQPSLLMMDSGWTIPFIVREQLTNLSEEMPDLAEMVQSEYFETFSETAQGANGDQFALPLYPTTGNMLYRKDWVKEAGYSPDSENWATEPISWKTFSEVAKEVKAQRDDPYGFTFQGKSYAGLSCCDFREFTGSWGGSYFGAKENLFGPVGERPVTTDSKPVVDSARMVRTFIDGDAENALDSMTGDIAPRTVLQWEEESSRKPFAAGNAVMHRNWPYAIAISGAEEEFGDDLGVMPIPYGVTPGKAKFDGYGGSVSSLGGWHMALNPNAARPEASKEILRAMADPEFQLWLFETLGYLPPRKALFDSERAAEVPVMGRYIETLKYSVAHAIPRPVTVAWPPESAKIAQQANASFSGLKSPTEAMTDLKRQLQNIEEASQREEQSSNRGRLAAGGR is encoded by the coding sequence ATGACCGACAGAGACGTCAGTCGGAGACGGTTCGTGAAGGCCGCGGGCGGCGCCGCCGTGGGGACGAGTCTCTCGGGGTGCATCGCGCAGGCGCAGACGGAGTCCGGCGCGGTTCAGGTCGCGGCCAACACGGACCTCAAGAACAACTCGGCGGCGATGGAGGAGAAACTCCACGAGGTCGGTCTGTCGAAGGACGTCTCGCTCGACGTCATCGCCGGCAGAGCCTCGACGGGCGCCAGACAGCAGCAGTACAACCGGTGGCTGTCGGCGAACCTCTCGCAGCCCTCGCTGCTCATGATGGACAGCGGATGGACGATTCCGTTCATCGTGCGCGAGCAGTTGACGAACCTCTCCGAGGAGATGCCGGACCTCGCGGAGATGGTGCAGTCGGAGTACTTCGAGACGTTCAGCGAGACGGCGCAGGGGGCGAACGGCGACCAGTTCGCACTCCCGCTGTACCCCACGACGGGGAACATGCTCTACCGGAAGGACTGGGTGAAAGAGGCCGGCTACAGTCCGGACTCGGAGAACTGGGCGACCGAACCCATCTCGTGGAAGACGTTCTCGGAGGTGGCCAAGGAGGTCAAAGCGCAACGGGACGACCCCTACGGCTTCACCTTCCAGGGGAAGTCGTACGCCGGCCTGTCGTGCTGTGACTTCCGGGAGTTCACCGGGTCGTGGGGCGGGTCGTACTTCGGCGCGAAGGAGAACCTGTTCGGTCCCGTCGGCGAACGCCCGGTCACCACGGACTCGAAACCCGTCGTGGACTCGGCGCGGATGGTCCGGACGTTCATCGACGGCGACGCCGAGAACGCCCTCGACTCGATGACCGGCGACATCGCCCCGCGGACGGTCCTGCAGTGGGAGGAGGAGTCCTCCCGGAAGCCGTTCGCCGCGGGCAACGCCGTCATGCACCGCAACTGGCCGTACGCCATCGCCATCAGCGGCGCCGAGGAGGAGTTCGGCGACGACCTCGGCGTGATGCCCATCCCGTACGGCGTGACGCCCGGGAAGGCGAAGTTCGACGGGTACGGCGGCTCGGTGTCGTCCCTCGGCGGGTGGCACATGGCGCTGAACCCGAACGCCGCCAGACCGGAGGCGTCCAAGGAGATACTCCGGGCGATGGCCGACCCGGAGTTCCAGTTGTGGCTGTTCGAGACGCTGGGCTACCTCCCGCCGCGGAAGGCGCTGTTCGACTCCGAACGCGCGGCGGAGGTGCCCGTGATGGGCCGTTACATCGAGACGTTGAAGTACTCCGTCGCGCACGCCATCCCGCGACCCGTCACCGTGGCGTGGCCGCCGGAGTCGGCGAAGATTGCACAGCAGGCGAACGCGAGTTTCAGCGGGCTCAAGTCCCCGACAGAGGCGATGACAGACCTCAAACGACAGCTTCAGAACATCGAAGAGGCGTCCCAGCGAGAGGAACAGTCTTCGAACCGAGGCCGACTCGCGGCGGGGGGACGGTGA
- a CDS encoding carbohydrate ABC transporter permease yields MSTDSSDGNAIQRWASSSMSNPERTYKALFYILTGAFLVTTLFPFYWLTVLALTPSDSMIDVGLLPNGFNPEAFVTVFTRVPFHLYIFNSLVIGVVTTAIVLVLASFAGYAFGRFEFPGRRPLMLVFLAISYFPPAAFLLPLFELFTANITFFTLPQVGQVNSPMLFNGPGAMVLPYTALFMPLSIFILTTFYSQIPDGLEDAARVEGNTRLGALFKVIMPLSAPGVATAGVLTFISVYNEFFFAFLMTDGRVRNWATIVWGLLSYQGRYATSYNLMAAASILGVIPIAILVVVAQEKIVSGLTAGAVKE; encoded by the coding sequence ATGAGCACCGATAGCTCCGACGGGAACGCGATTCAGCGCTGGGCGAGCAGTTCCATGTCGAACCCCGAGCGGACGTACAAGGCGCTGTTCTACATCCTCACGGGCGCGTTCCTCGTCACGACACTGTTCCCGTTCTACTGGCTGACGGTGCTGGCGCTGACGCCCAGCGACAGCATGATAGACGTGGGACTGCTGCCGAACGGGTTCAACCCCGAGGCGTTCGTGACGGTGTTCACGCGCGTCCCGTTCCACCTCTACATCTTCAACAGCCTCGTCATCGGCGTCGTCACCACGGCCATCGTGCTGGTGCTGGCGAGTTTCGCGGGCTACGCGTTCGGTCGGTTCGAGTTCCCGGGCCGGCGACCGCTGATGCTCGTCTTCCTCGCCATCTCGTACTTCCCGCCGGCGGCGTTCCTGCTGCCGCTGTTCGAGCTGTTCACGGCGAACATAACGTTCTTCACGCTGCCGCAGGTCGGACAGGTCAACAGCCCGATGCTGTTCAACGGGCCGGGAGCGATGGTGCTGCCGTACACGGCGCTGTTCATGCCGCTGTCGATATTCATCCTCACGACGTTCTACAGCCAGATTCCGGACGGGCTGGAGGACGCCGCACGCGTCGAGGGCAACACCCGCCTCGGCGCGCTCTTCAAGGTCATCATGCCCCTGTCCGCCCCCGGCGTGGCGACGGCGGGCGTGCTGACGTTCATCTCCGTCTACAACGAGTTCTTCTTCGCGTTCCTGATGACCGACGGGCGAGTCCGCAACTGGGCGACCATCGTCTGGGGGCTCCTCAGCTATCAGGGACGCTACGCCACGTCGTACAACCTCATGGCGGCGGCGAGCATCCTGGGGGTCATCCCCATCGCCATCCTCGTCGTCGTCGCACAGGAGAAGATTGTCAGCGGTCTGACCGCCGGAGCGGTCAAGGAGTAA
- a CDS encoding SDR family oxidoreductase, whose protein sequence is MAENKLDGRVAFITGTSRGIGKALALELADAGVKVVSTGKTVEERDDLPGTIVETTEEIRERGGESIWRQIDVRDEESVEAAIEDAVDEFGGIDFVINNAGAIHIAPFDETPPKRFDLLTGVNVRGTYVTTYAALPYLRESDYAHVLAFSPPVTNTARPGMAAYAVSKYGMTVVMQSLAEELAGDDIGVNSLWPVAAIESEATRHFGMGTPEDWRTPQVVCDAVTEVLTRDPTECTGNAFYDEEILREAGVEAFDRYNVVEGADPGPMSAHLFDPDYERPN, encoded by the coding sequence ATGGCCGAGAATAAACTCGACGGACGTGTAGCGTTTATCACGGGGACGAGTCGAGGCATCGGGAAGGCGTTGGCGTTGGAACTGGCGGACGCCGGCGTGAAAGTCGTCTCCACGGGGAAGACGGTGGAGGAACGAGACGACCTGCCGGGGACCATCGTGGAGACGACCGAGGAGATTCGAGAACGGGGCGGCGAGTCCATCTGGCGGCAGATAGACGTGCGCGACGAGGAGTCGGTGGAGGCGGCCATCGAGGACGCCGTCGACGAGTTCGGCGGTATCGACTTCGTCATCAACAACGCGGGCGCGATCCACATCGCCCCGTTCGACGAGACGCCGCCGAAGCGGTTCGACCTGCTTACGGGCGTGAACGTACGGGGAACGTACGTGACGACGTACGCCGCCCTCCCGTACCTGCGCGAGAGTGACTACGCTCACGTCCTCGCGTTCTCGCCGCCGGTGACGAACACCGCGCGGCCGGGGATGGCCGCCTACGCCGTCTCGAAGTACGGGATGACCGTCGTGATGCAGTCGCTGGCGGAGGAACTCGCCGGCGACGACATCGGCGTGAACAGTCTGTGGCCCGTCGCGGCCATCGAGTCGGAGGCGACGCGGCACTTCGGTATGGGGACGCCGGAGGACTGGCGGACGCCGCAGGTGGTCTGCGACGCCGTCACCGAGGTGCTGACCCGCGACCCGACGGAGTGCACTGGCAACGCGTTCTACGACGAGGAGATTCTCCGCGAGGCGGGCGTCGAGGCGTTCGACCGGTACAACGTCGTCGAGGGGGCCGACCCCGGCCCCATGTCAGCCCACCTGTTCGACCCCGACTACGAACGGCCGAACTGA
- a CDS encoding prephenate dehydrogenase/arogenate dehydrogenase family protein: MEVLVVGAGEMGRWVGSTLTPGFDVAYADRDPAAARAAAATIDGRSVPLDGDETFDAVCLAVPISVVDDAVRDHAPRADRAVFDVTGVMDAPVTAMRAAAPDRERLSLHPLFAAANAPGNVAAVHDAAGPVTERVRETLAAAGNRLFDTTPAEHDEAMETVQASAHAAVIAYALAAEDVRDEFATPVSETLSGLVKTVTGGTPRVYREIQESFPGADRVADAATELADADAETFERLYREASARPDDEGDGDR; this comes from the coding sequence ATGGAGGTACTCGTCGTCGGCGCGGGTGAGATGGGCCGGTGGGTCGGTTCGACGCTGACCCCCGGGTTCGACGTGGCGTACGCCGACCGCGACCCCGCCGCCGCGCGCGCCGCCGCGGCGACCATCGACGGCCGGTCGGTCCCACTGGACGGCGACGAGACGTTCGACGCCGTCTGCCTCGCCGTCCCCATCTCCGTCGTCGACGACGCCGTCCGCGACCACGCCCCCCGGGCCGACCGCGCGGTGTTCGACGTGACCGGCGTGATGGACGCGCCGGTGACGGCGATGCGGGCGGCGGCCCCGGACCGCGAACGCCTCAGTCTCCACCCCCTGTTCGCCGCGGCGAACGCCCCGGGCAACGTCGCCGCCGTCCACGACGCCGCCGGTCCGGTGACCGAACGCGTCCGCGAGACGCTCGCGGCGGCCGGTAACCGCCTGTTCGACACGACGCCCGCCGAACACGACGAGGCGATGGAGACGGTGCAGGCGAGCGCACACGCCGCCGTCATCGCCTACGCCCTCGCCGCCGAGGACGTGCGCGACGAGTTCGCCACGCCCGTCTCCGAGACGCTCTCGGGCCTCGTGAAGACGGTCACGGGCGGCACGCCGCGCGTCTACCGCGAGATTCAGGAGTCGTTCCCCGGGGCCGACCGGGTGGCCGACGCGGCGACCGAACTCGCCGACGCCGACGCCGAGACGTTCGAGCGACTGTACCGAGAGGCGAGCGCACGACCCGACGACGAAGGAGACGGAGACCGATGA
- a CDS encoding carbohydrate ABC transporter permease, with amino-acid sequence MSTETGRSGGPGLSSPVRYGQRWVENLSDTQFAYLLLAPSLVIFAVVAFWPLARTFQMSLHANSLYGAERLGQFVGLQNYVELLTGQMNASLPRPFFDLSQPFKSAVTVTLIFTVVSVTLETLIGFGQALILNQDFRGRRWVRVAIILPWAVPIVIQGMIFYLLFQPTVGFLVEPLHQLGLFSTTPQANSMDSLIIVIVADVWKTSAFMALIILAGLQSVDRSLYDVAKVSGASKLEAFKTVTLPLVLPSVLVAMLFRTIGAMRVYGLITTVSSCSTVPSLSCLVVQTFSTSRYAAAAAVAFVTAALIGGVVTVYIVKFADVQGAGGL; translated from the coding sequence GTGTCAACGGAGACCGGACGGTCGGGCGGTCCCGGCCTGTCCTCGCCGGTGCGGTACGGGCAACGCTGGGTGGAGAACCTCAGCGACACCCAGTTCGCCTACCTGCTGTTGGCCCCGTCGCTCGTCATCTTCGCCGTCGTGGCGTTCTGGCCGCTGGCGCGGACGTTCCAGATGTCGCTGCACGCGAACTCGCTGTACGGCGCGGAGCGTCTGGGTCAGTTCGTCGGCCTGCAGAACTACGTCGAACTGCTGACCGGTCAGATGAACGCCTCGCTCCCGCGGCCGTTCTTCGACCTGAGCCAGCCGTTCAAGAGCGCCGTCACCGTCACGCTCATCTTCACCGTGGTGAGCGTGACGCTGGAGACGCTCATCGGCTTCGGGCAGGCGCTCATCCTGAATCAGGACTTCCGCGGCCGGCGCTGGGTTCGCGTCGCCATCATCCTCCCGTGGGCGGTTCCCATCGTCATCCAGGGGATGATATTCTACCTGCTGTTCCAGCCGACGGTGGGCTTCCTCGTCGAACCGCTCCACCAGTTGGGGCTGTTCTCGACGACGCCGCAGGCCAACAGCATGGACTCGCTCATCATCGTCATCGTCGCCGACGTGTGGAAGACGTCGGCGTTCATGGCGCTCATCATCCTCGCCGGGTTGCAGAGCGTGGACCGCTCGCTGTACGACGTGGCGAAGGTGTCGGGCGCCTCGAAACTCGAGGCGTTCAAGACGGTGACGCTGCCGCTCGTCCTCCCGTCGGTGCTGGTGGCGATGCTGTTCCGCACCATCGGGGCGATGCGCGTCTACGGGCTCATCACGACGGTGTCGTCGTGCAGCACGGTGCCGTCGCTGTCGTGTCTCGTCGTCCAGACGTTCAGCACCAGTCGGTACGCCGCCGCGGCCGCCGTCGCGTTCGTCACCGCGGCGCTCATCGGCGGCGTCGTCACCGTCTACATCGTCAAGTTCGCCGACGTGCAGGGTGCGGGGGGGCTCTGA
- the surE gene encoding 5'/3'-nucleotidase SurE, which produces MDDSFSILLTNDDGIESTGFRALYEAFDEFADVTAVAPADDQSAVGRKMSNDVDVTEHELGYAIEGTPADCTVVGLEVLCPDVDMVVAGCNKGANLGAYVLGRSGTVSAAVEAAFFDVPAIAVSLYVPPGGDEPWTEKADAVADYRHATDAATFLARNAPEAGVFEEAEYLNVNAPMAGGDDEARAPIEITAPSKMYAMTAHHEEDGRIRLHDRIWERMGTGDLPDPQGTDRRAIVEGRVSVSPLTAPHTTHRHEALDSLAESYLS; this is translated from the coding sequence ATGGACGACTCGTTCTCTATCCTCCTGACGAACGACGACGGAATCGAGAGCACCGGCTTCCGCGCGCTGTACGAGGCGTTCGACGAGTTCGCCGACGTGACCGCCGTCGCGCCCGCCGACGACCAGAGCGCCGTCGGCCGCAAGATGTCGAACGACGTGGACGTGACCGAACACGAGTTGGGCTACGCCATCGAGGGGACGCCGGCCGACTGCACCGTCGTCGGCCTCGAAGTGCTCTGCCCCGACGTGGACATGGTCGTCGCCGGCTGTAACAAGGGCGCGAACCTCGGGGCCTACGTCCTCGGCCGGTCGGGCACCGTCAGCGCCGCCGTCGAAGCCGCGTTCTTCGACGTGCCCGCGATAGCCGTCTCGCTGTACGTTCCGCCCGGCGGCGACGAACCGTGGACCGAGAAGGCCGACGCCGTCGCGGACTACCGGCACGCGACGGACGCGGCGACGTTCCTCGCGCGGAACGCCCCCGAGGCCGGCGTCTTCGAGGAGGCGGAGTATCTGAACGTGAACGCGCCGATGGCCGGCGGCGACGACGAAGCGCGCGCGCCAATCGAGATAACGGCGCCATCGAAGATGTACGCGATGACCGCGCACCACGAGGAGGACGGGCGAATCAGGCTCCACGACCGCATCTGGGAGCGGATGGGGACCGGCGACCTGCCGGACCCGCAGGGGACCGACCGCCGCGCCATCGTCGAGGGGCGGGTATCGGTGTCGCCGCTGACGGCCCCGCACACGACGCACCGCCACGAGGCGCTGGATTCGCTCGCCGAGTCGTACCTGTCCTGA
- a CDS encoding CPBP family intramembrane glutamic endopeptidase, protein MREDASLADAADRRRVPAFLLLTFAWSWGFWLPEALAAEGLVGGVPALPRLGAFGPTVAAFALVVYADGLAGARELAARAVRLDFPTRWLLPALLLSPALVAVGLAVAVATGTTPAFPWADQPLVLPVAFAFVLLLGGPLQEEFGWRGYLLGPLQERFTAVGGGALVGVVWALWHLPLFYIPSETIYYRNPVLGFVVSITLFSILLTWVYDNTNRSLLPAILFHASFNWSQVMFPVLDSDAGSLAFVVALAVTTVAVVAYWGPRRLVRGDGGSSPSPERS, encoded by the coding sequence ATGCGCGAAGACGCGTCGCTCGCCGACGCCGCCGACCGCCGGCGCGTCCCGGCGTTCCTCCTCCTGACGTTCGCGTGGTCGTGGGGGTTCTGGCTCCCCGAGGCGTTGGCCGCCGAGGGCCTCGTCGGTGGCGTCCCCGCACTCCCCCGACTCGGCGCGTTCGGTCCGACCGTCGCCGCGTTCGCCCTCGTCGTGTACGCGGACGGCCTCGCCGGCGCGCGGGAACTCGCCGCTCGCGCCGTCCGCCTCGACTTCCCGACGCGGTGGCTCCTCCCCGCGCTCCTGCTCTCGCCGGCCCTCGTCGCCGTCGGCTTGGCCGTCGCCGTCGCCACCGGGACGACGCCTGCGTTCCCGTGGGCGGACCAACCGCTCGTCCTCCCCGTCGCGTTCGCGTTCGTCCTCCTCCTCGGCGGCCCGTTGCAGGAGGAGTTCGGCTGGCGCGGCTACCTGCTCGGCCCCCTTCAGGAGCGGTTCACGGCCGTCGGCGGCGGCGCACTCGTCGGCGTCGTCTGGGCGCTCTGGCACCTCCCCCTGTTCTACATCCCGAGCGAGACCATCTACTACCGCAACCCCGTCCTCGGCTTCGTCGTCTCCATCACGCTCTTCTCGATTCTCCTGACGTGGGTCTACGACAACACGAACCGGAGCCTCCTGCCGGCGATACTGTTCCACGCCTCGTTCAACTGGTCGCAGGTGATGTTCCCCGTCCTCGACTCGGACGCCGGGAGCCTCGCGTTCGTCGTGGCGCTGGCCGTCACCACGGTGGCCGTCGTCGCCTACTGGGGACCGAGACGGCTCGTCCGGGGCGACGGCGGGTCTTCCCCGTCGCCCGAGCGTTCGTGA
- a CDS encoding LiaF transmembrane domain-containing protein → MSNTAPTRRIPTSQVLFGALVVLLGVLLLLDSTNVAPTRSLLTYAPSLFVLVGLWAFVQSGFRNVVGPAVLVVVAGAWQLVALGYATVSELVVYWPVLVIAFGLSVVLGQYRSRVATTDDSHDSLFAAFGGVERRNTSKTFVGADLTAVFGGAELDLRDAELTDRPARVNVLALFGGAEVVVPRDWNVKMDVLPILAGASDDRPRRESEHDEIDLVVTGFTAFGGVSVTD, encoded by the coding sequence ATGAGCAACACTGCCCCCACCCGTCGCATCCCGACCAGCCAGGTACTGTTCGGCGCACTCGTCGTCCTGCTGGGAGTCCTCCTCCTGTTGGACAGTACGAACGTCGCGCCCACCCGGAGTCTGCTGACGTACGCGCCGTCGCTGTTCGTCCTCGTCGGCCTCTGGGCGTTCGTCCAGAGCGGGTTCCGCAACGTCGTCGGTCCGGCGGTCCTCGTCGTCGTCGCCGGCGCGTGGCAACTGGTCGCACTCGGCTACGCCACCGTCTCGGAACTGGTCGTCTACTGGCCGGTGCTCGTCATCGCGTTCGGCCTCTCGGTCGTCCTCGGACAGTACCGGTCGCGCGTGGCGACGACAGACGACAGCCACGACTCCCTGTTCGCCGCCTTCGGCGGCGTCGAACGGCGCAACACCTCGAAGACGTTCGTCGGCGCCGACCTGACCGCGGTGTTCGGCGGGGCCGAACTCGACCTGCGCGACGCCGAACTCACCGACCGACCGGCGCGGGTAAACGTCCTCGCCCTGTTCGGCGGCGCCGAAGTCGTCGTCCCGCGGGACTGGAACGTCAAGATGGACGTGCTCCCGATTCTCGCGGGCGCGTCCGACGACCGGCCGCGCCGCGAGAGCGAACACGACGAAATCGACCTCGTCGTCACCGGTTTCACCGCCTTCGGCGGCGTGTCGGTCACCGACTGA
- a CDS encoding small ribosomal subunit Rsm22 family protein, which translates to MIDRDAVRSNAKYLRNVRPIDPEEICEYIEGSPHPAVVRETLREEAFDLGLVERDDGTFVPVADDPVPRRDWSPTEFPEAYAFAFEDLLVDRYGVNWHRGESGDRLREAIRRLKADYYYQNDVEYDEVAALGYGVYHLPDYYAAVGYVLDDVAERDLLPRTLRVLDVGAGTGGPALGLHDYLPDDGLVEYHAVEPSASADVLEHLLAETRPNFRTTVHRETAETFDPDSVLPDGEGFDLVCFANVLSELDDPTAVAERYLDAVADDGSFVGIAPADLNTSTELRDVERALAPADGDVTVYAPTLRLWPGHAPSDRGWSFDRGADVAAPSFQRRLDEAGAATEGRDPGDGTFANETVQFSYVVLRRDGERRVDVAADAGTYAKMAEMERHVTNRIDLLAVKLSHDLAEREGANPLFKVSDGSETVEHYAVLTKRDALNEAVARADYGDVLAFENVLCLWNDDEGAYNLVVDGETVVDRVA; encoded by the coding sequence ATGATAGATAGAGACGCCGTGCGGTCGAACGCAAAGTATCTGCGAAACGTCCGACCCATCGACCCCGAAGAGATCTGTGAGTACATCGAGGGCAGTCCCCATCCCGCCGTCGTCCGCGAGACGCTTCGCGAGGAGGCGTTCGACCTCGGACTGGTCGAACGCGACGACGGCACGTTCGTCCCCGTCGCGGACGACCCGGTACCCCGGCGCGACTGGTCGCCGACCGAGTTCCCCGAGGCGTACGCGTTCGCCTTCGAGGACCTCCTCGTGGACCGCTACGGGGTCAACTGGCACCGCGGGGAGTCGGGCGACCGACTGCGGGAGGCAATCCGCCGGCTGAAGGCGGACTACTACTACCAGAACGACGTGGAGTACGACGAAGTGGCCGCACTCGGCTACGGCGTCTACCACCTCCCCGACTACTACGCCGCCGTCGGCTACGTCCTCGACGACGTCGCCGAACGCGACCTGTTGCCCCGCACCCTCCGCGTCCTCGACGTGGGCGCCGGGACGGGCGGCCCCGCCCTCGGCCTCCACGACTACCTGCCGGACGACGGACTCGTCGAGTACCACGCGGTCGAACCGTCCGCCTCGGCGGACGTGTTGGAACATCTGCTCGCGGAGACGCGACCCAACTTCCGGACGACGGTCCACCGCGAGACGGCCGAGACGTTCGACCCCGACTCGGTCCTCCCCGACGGCGAGGGGTTCGACCTCGTCTGCTTCGCCAACGTGCTGTCGGAACTGGACGACCCGACGGCCGTCGCCGAGCGATACCTCGACGCCGTCGCCGACGACGGGTCGTTCGTCGGCATCGCCCCCGCGGACCTCAACACCAGCACCGAACTCCGCGACGTGGAACGCGCCCTCGCGCCCGCCGACGGCGACGTGACCGTCTACGCGCCGACGCTCCGCCTCTGGCCGGGGCACGCCCCCTCCGACCGCGGGTGGTCGTTCGACCGCGGCGCGGACGTGGCCGCGCCGTCGTTCCAGCGACGACTCGACGAGGCGGGCGCGGCGACCGAGGGCCGCGACCCCGGCGACGGCACGTTCGCGAACGAGACGGTGCAGTTCTCGTACGTCGTCCTCCGACGCGACGGCGAACGCCGCGTGGACGTGGCCGCCGACGCGGGCACGTACGCGAAGATGGCCGAGATGGAGCGGCACGTGACGAACCGCATCGACCTCCTCGCCGTCAAACTCAGCCACGACCTGGCCGAACGCGAGGGGGCGAACCCTCTGTTCAAGGTGAGCGACGGGAGCGAGACGGTCGAACACTACGCGGTCCTCACCAAGCGCGACGCCCTCAACGAGGCGGTCGCCCGCGCCGACTACGGCGACGTGCTGGCCTTCGAGAACGTGCTCTGCCTGTGGAACGACGACGAGGGGGCGTACAACCTCGTCGTGGACGGCGAGACGGTCGTCGACAGGGTCGCCTGA
- a CDS encoding ABC transporter ATP-binding protein, translating into MGDVTYRNITKKYADVTAVDDLNLDIEDGEFVCLVGPSGCGKSTSLEMVAGLTEPTSGDLYIDGEEVTDLPPKDRDISMVFQNIALFPHMDVYDNISYGLRLRDFDDEEIDRRVENAAELVQMQGMLDRMPEEMSGGQRQRVAIARAIVRDPEVFLMDEPLANLDAKLRVHMRTKLQELHKELDATIIYVTHNQEEAMTMSSRIAVMNHGELQQFAEPLTCYYRPTNQFVAGFIGSPSMNFLDGRVTDDGVETEHFSLDADEGVLDVQSGTRVTVGIRPEDIFLAEGADLQDDDGAVGAADARDMDGDPSAPIDVTTNVLEPVGDDIYVYTEFEGETAATSDGQAAGSDGSGMTGPAVEDGDAAEADADADAAQADETSLLMSMPPIPDMDTDAAEGQRTRVVLDRSMVHLFDADTGEAIVHGLTADAGTGGRQSGDGRTETATDGGSPS; encoded by the coding sequence ATGGGAGACGTAACTTACCGAAACATCACGAAGAAGTACGCGGACGTAACGGCTGTCGACGACCTGAACCTCGACATCGAGGACGGCGAGTTCGTCTGTCTCGTCGGTCCCTCCGGCTGTGGGAAATCCACGTCGCTGGAGATGGTGGCCGGACTGACGGAGCCGACGTCCGGCGACCTCTACATCGACGGCGAGGAGGTGACGGACCTCCCGCCGAAGGACCGGGACATCTCGATGGTGTTCCAGAACATCGCGCTGTTCCCGCACATGGACGTGTACGACAACATCAGCTACGGGCTTCGCCTCCGCGACTTCGACGACGAGGAGATAGACCGTCGGGTCGAGAACGCGGCCGAACTCGTCCAGATGCAGGGGATGCTCGACCGGATGCCCGAGGAGATGTCCGGCGGGCAGCGACAGCGCGTCGCCATCGCCCGCGCCATCGTGCGCGACCCGGAGGTGTTCCTGATGGACGAACCGCTGGCGAACCTCGACGCCAAACTGCGCGTCCACATGCGGACGAAACTGCAGGAACTCCACAAGGAACTGGACGCGACCATCATCTACGTCACGCACAACCAGGAGGAGGCGATGACGATGTCGAGCCGCATCGCCGTGATGAACCACGGCGAACTCCAGCAGTTCGCCGAGCCGCTGACCTGCTACTACCGGCCGACCAACCAGTTCGTCGCCGGCTTCATCGGGTCGCCGTCGATGAACTTCCTCGACGGGCGCGTGACCGACGACGGCGTGGAGACGGAGCACTTCTCGCTCGACGCCGACGAGGGCGTCCTCGACGTGCAGTCGGGCACGCGAGTGACCGTCGGCATCCGGCCGGAGGACATCTTCCTCGCCGAGGGCGCGGACCTGCAGGACGACGACGGCGCAGTCGGCGCGGCGGACGCCCGCGACATGGACGGCGACCCGTCCGCACCCATCGACGTCACCACGAACGTCCTCGAACCCGTCGGCGACGACATCTACGTCTACACCGAGTTCGAGGGCGAGACGGCGGCGACGTCCGACGGGCAGGCCGCCGGCAGCGACGGGTCGGGGATGACCGGACCGGCCGTCGAAGACGGCGACGCGGCCGAGGCCGACGCCGATGCAGACGCGGCGCAGGCCGACGAGACGTCGCTGCTCATGAGCATGCCCCCGATTCCGGACATGGACACCGACGCCGCCGAGGGGCAGCGAACCCGCGTCGTCCTCGACCGCAGCATGGTCCACCTGTTCGACGCAGACACCGGCGAGGCAATCGTCCACGGCCTGACCGCCGACGCCGGGACGGGCGGCCGGCAGTCGGGCGACGGGCGGACCGAAACCGCCACCGACGGCGGCAGTCCGTCCTGA